A region of Ictidomys tridecemlineatus isolate mIctTri1 chromosome 4, mIctTri1.hap1, whole genome shotgun sequence DNA encodes the following proteins:
- the Xndc1n gene encoding protein XNDC1N isoform X1: MAPVKISHVVSFSSQDPKYPVENLLNPDSQGRPWLSCPQDKSGQLKVELQLERAVPISYIDVGNCGCAFLQIDVGRSSWSLDRPFITLLPATTLMSLTDSKQGKNRSGVRMFKNDDFLAPASGESWDRLRLTCSQPFTRHQSFGLAFLRVRSSLDSSDDPVMDLSVPVSSELSQGSSDTQESHPQPWLANPSIRRTFFPEPQTSSKKISELKDILKQLQPGTLGRSAHMVLSAARRAPSASVASPKSNHVEPGPSLPKNAMPRAEEEDSENDVGRTKRRKMQDQRPLTNSDSRLNRKGTVKARQREYQSQAPNSGVQDSEQCPICAGSFSIEILPLHAATCGETSPPHPASPSSPSSSQSVLWVSSPESSPPISWVQCPICQFQFSAREIEEHASVCGEVFPA; the protein is encoded by the exons ATGGCTCCTGTGAAGATCAGTCATGTGGTGTCATTTTCCTCTCAG GATCCCAAGTATCCTGTGGAGAACTTGCTGAACCCGGATAGTCAGGGGAGGCCTTGGCTCAGCTGCCCTCAGGACAAGAGTGGGCAACTGAAAGTGGAACTACAGCTGGAGAGGGCAGTGCCCATTAGCTATATTGATGTAG GTAACTGTGGCTGTGCTTTCCTGCAAATTGATGTGGGCCGTTCTTCCTGGTCCCTAGACAGACCTTTCAtcaccctgctccctgcaaccacACTAATGTCCCTCACCGATTCAAAGCAGGGGAAGAACCGCTCAGGGGTCCGCATGTTTAAAAATG atgaTTTCCTGGCTCCAGCCTCAGGAGAATCATGGGATCGACTTCGCCTGACTTGTTCCCAACCGTTCACACGTCATCAGTCCTTTGGCCTGGCCTTTCTGCGGGTGCGTTCCTCTCTGGACTCCTCAGATGACCCTGTGATGGATCTCTCAGTCCCTGTGAGCTCTGAGCTAAGCCAG GGCTCTTCTGACACTCAGGAGTCGCATCCTCAACCCTGGCTGGCTAATCCTTCTATCCGGAGGACATTCTTCCCAGAACCCCAGAC AAGCTCTAAGAAGATTTCAGAGCTCAAGGATATCCTAAAGCAGCTACAACCAGGGACTCTGGGGCGTTCAGCCCATATGGTGCTTTCTGCAGCCCGCAGGGCACCTTCAGCCAGTGTGGCAAGCCCAAAGAGCAATCATGTAGAACCAGGTCCCAGTCTTCCAAAGAATGCAA TGcccagagcagaggaggaggactCGGAGAATGATGTTGGCAGGACAAAGAGACGAAAAATGCAGGACCAAAG GCCTTTGACCAACTCGGACTCCCGGCTGAACAGGAAGGGGACAGTAAAGGCAAGGCAAAGAGAATACCAATCCCAGGCCCCAAACAGTGGTGTCCAGGATAGTGAACAATGCCCCATTTGTGCAG GTTCCTTCAGCATTGAGATTCTTCCCCTGCATGCTGCCACTTGTGGAGAGACCTCCCCGCCTCACCCAGCTTCTCCCTCCTCACCATCTTCATCCCAGTCTGTACTGTGGGTGTCGTCCCCAGAGAGTTCACCTCCCATTTCCTGGGTCCAGTGTCCCATCTGCCAGTTCCagttctcagcaagagaaatagaagaacatGCCAGTGTGTGTGGGGAGGTTTTTCCAGCGTGA
- the Xndc1n gene encoding protein XNDC1N isoform X2 → MAPVKISHVVSFSSQDPKYPVENLLNPDSQGRPWLSCPQDKSGQLKVELQLERAVPISYIDVDDFLAPASGESWDRLRLTCSQPFTRHQSFGLAFLRVRSSLDSSDDPVMDLSVPVSSELSQGSSDTQESHPQPWLANPSIRRTFFPEPQTSSKKISELKDILKQLQPGTLGRSAHMVLSAARRAPSASVASPKSNHVEPGPSLPKNAMPRAEEEDSENDVGRTKRRKMQDQRPLTNSDSRLNRKGTVKARQREYQSQAPNSGVQDSEQCPICAGSFSIEILPLHAATCGETSPPHPASPSSPSSSQSVLWVSSPESSPPISWVQCPICQFQFSAREIEEHASVCGEVFPA, encoded by the exons ATGGCTCCTGTGAAGATCAGTCATGTGGTGTCATTTTCCTCTCAG GATCCCAAGTATCCTGTGGAGAACTTGCTGAACCCGGATAGTCAGGGGAGGCCTTGGCTCAGCTGCCCTCAGGACAAGAGTGGGCAACTGAAAGTGGAACTACAGCTGGAGAGGGCAGTGCCCATTAGCTATATTGATGTAG atgaTTTCCTGGCTCCAGCCTCAGGAGAATCATGGGATCGACTTCGCCTGACTTGTTCCCAACCGTTCACACGTCATCAGTCCTTTGGCCTGGCCTTTCTGCGGGTGCGTTCCTCTCTGGACTCCTCAGATGACCCTGTGATGGATCTCTCAGTCCCTGTGAGCTCTGAGCTAAGCCAG GGCTCTTCTGACACTCAGGAGTCGCATCCTCAACCCTGGCTGGCTAATCCTTCTATCCGGAGGACATTCTTCCCAGAACCCCAGAC AAGCTCTAAGAAGATTTCAGAGCTCAAGGATATCCTAAAGCAGCTACAACCAGGGACTCTGGGGCGTTCAGCCCATATGGTGCTTTCTGCAGCCCGCAGGGCACCTTCAGCCAGTGTGGCAAGCCCAAAGAGCAATCATGTAGAACCAGGTCCCAGTCTTCCAAAGAATGCAA TGcccagagcagaggaggaggactCGGAGAATGATGTTGGCAGGACAAAGAGACGAAAAATGCAGGACCAAAG GCCTTTGACCAACTCGGACTCCCGGCTGAACAGGAAGGGGACAGTAAAGGCAAGGCAAAGAGAATACCAATCCCAGGCCCCAAACAGTGGTGTCCAGGATAGTGAACAATGCCCCATTTGTGCAG GTTCCTTCAGCATTGAGATTCTTCCCCTGCATGCTGCCACTTGTGGAGAGACCTCCCCGCCTCACCCAGCTTCTCCCTCCTCACCATCTTCATCCCAGTCTGTACTGTGGGTGTCGTCCCCAGAGAGTTCACCTCCCATTTCCTGGGTCCAGTGTCCCATCTGCCAGTTCCagttctcagcaagagaaatagaagaacatGCCAGTGTGTGTGGGGAGGTTTTTCCAGCGTGA